The following coding sequences lie in one Yamadazyma tenuis chromosome 3, complete sequence genomic window:
- the GPT1 gene encoding GABA/polyamine transporter (COG:E; EggNog:ENOG503NY07), whose product MSDEEAKLQSVRSNIHVDDLRIQSILSNKGVTINVDHEVDSDEAMILALGYKQEFKREFNLWTVFAVSFSVLGLLPSIAACVDYQQLVVGASPVPWILAVLFIISVALSMAEVASAFPTSAGTPYAVSQLAPKRIAPVMTWLTCWSNWLCQITGTPSVNYSGASLIFALVTYNKPSFQPTTGQAYALTLGIQFSHGILASLPTRWAARINSVGTIANVLFLAIVFVMILAGNKRQEIFADDPTFGNISKFNNNSDAWGLYNQTEFPTGMAMLMSFLGVIWAMSGYDSPFHLSEECSNAAEAVPKAIVMTAVGGGLIGLLFMFAMAYTVVSLDQIAEDPLGLGQSFVTYLSQILQKKAINAAVSMTIIASYFMGESCLLAASRVTFSYSRDGMFPFFSKLGATVNPHTQTPVYAVWINFIIGQLLLLLMFANDTAIGAIFSVGGISGFVSFITPVVFKVTNAYSTFKRGPFHLGKWSRPIGFVSIAFVAVMIPVLCFPYVKGDDLTLDEMNWTVVVYFGPMLMAWVYYMVAAHKWYKGPKSNLDEGTLVYEDVDGIPDEKNYAKEDVSSTKASD is encoded by the coding sequence ATGTCTGACGAGGAAGCTAAACTTCAGTCAGTCAGATCCAATATCCATGTGGACGACTTACGAATTCAATCAATTTTGTCAAACAAGGGTGTTACTATCAATGTAGATCATGAAGTTGACAGCGATGAAGCCATGATTTTGGCTCTTGGTTACAAACAAGAATTTAAAAGAGAGTTTAACTTGTGGACTGTGTTTGCAGTATCATTTAGTGTTTTAGGATTGTTACCATCTATTGCTGCTTGTGTTGATTATCAGCAATTAGTAGTTGGTGCTAGTCCCGTGCCTTGGATTTTGGCTGTTTTGTTTATAATATCAGTTGCTTTATCTATGGCCGAAGTGGCATCGGCTTTCCCAACTAGTGCTGGTACTCCATACGCTGTCAGTCAATTGGCTCCCAAACGTATTGCCCCTGTGATGACTTGGTTAACTTGTTGGTCTAACTGGTTATGCCAAATTACTGGTACACCATCAGTGAATTATTCAGGAGCAAGTTTGATCTTTGCCTTGGTTACTTACAACAAGCCAAGCTTTCAGCCAACAACGGGACAAGCTTACGCCTTAACTTTGGGTATTCAGTTCTCACATGGGATTTTGGCTTCTTTACCCACTAGATGGGCTGCTAGAATCAACTCTGTGGGAACCATTGCTAATGTGTTGTTTTTAGCCATTGTTTTTgtgatgattttggccGGCAATAAACGTCAAGAAATCTTTGCTGATGATCCCACTTTCGGTAACATttccaaattcaacaacaatagTGATGCTTGGGGGTTATATAACCAGACCGAATTCCCAACTGGTATGGCTATGTTAATGTCATTTTTAGGGGTTATTTGGGCCATGAGTGGTTACGATTCTCCTTTCCATTTATCTGAAGAATGTTCGAATGCCGCCGAAGCGGTTCCAAAGGCCATTGTTATGACTGCagttggaggtggtttGATTGGTTTATTGTTTATGTTTGCCATGGCTTACACTGTTGTTAgtcttgatcaaattgcTGAGGATCCTTTGGGTTTAGGTCAAAGTTTTGTAACGTATTTGTCCCAAATATTACAAAAGAAGGCCATCAATGCTGCTGTATCCATGACAATCATTGCTTCATACTTCATGGGTGAATCCTGTCTATTGGCAGCTTCGAGAGTGACTTTCTCATACTCTAGAGATGGGATGTTTCCtttcttttccaaactCGGAGCTACGGTCAATCCTCACACCCAAACTCCTGTCTATGCTGTTTGGATAAACTTCATCATTGGACAATTATTATTGTTATTGATGTTTGCTAATGACACTGCTATTGGGGCTATTTTCTCAGTGGGTGGTATTTCTGGGTTCGTTTCTTTTATTACCCCGGTGGTATTCAAAGTTACCAACGCTTACAGCACATTCAAAAGAGGTCCTTTCCATTTAGGTAAATGGTCTAGACCAATAGGATTTGTTAGTATTGCTTTTGTTGCTGTTATGATTCCAGTATTGTGTTTTCCATACGTCAAAGGAGACGATTTGACTTTGGATGAAATGAATTGGACAGTAGTGGTGTACTTTGGTCCAATGCTTATGGCTTGGGTTTACTATATGGTGGCTGCTCACAAGTGGTACAAGGGTCCAAAATCGAACTTAGATGAAGGTACTCTTGTGTACGAAGATGTCGATGGCATCCCTGATGAGAAAAACTATGCCAAAGAGGACGTCTCTAGTACCAAGGCCAGTGATTAA
- the PHO80 gene encoding Pho80p cyclin (EggNog:ENOG503NY21; COG:S) codes for MAATSTTSTSVRKTPSISPKDIKQLQQYQEYHRKNERLLRDEPNTCKDPFLQRYVKSNYVLNFNNSSYSSDIYSKYMSTNLNLDHKHNRSSLKGKKHYIPSRRRKSRLLTVYDHKSSGSASSDSTPTFKESHYHPKHTANNYIKTSDLKANVSESSNQKLVKLVPEDFVMCNINDLIVLISRMLANLISLNNKLVPNSIINGEDNKKGSLLTRYHSRTPPNISIINYLTRLTKFNNFSNANLLTCIYYIDLLSYNYQPFFTLNSWTVHRFLLIATMISQKSMEDYFFTNEHYAKVGGVALNELNYLEIDFLQRVNWRCIPYKTTTNGQSSIKDSKEVLDLYYRQLIELMGQNCKENEYIYVFENPNVSMEVDRQLPEYITTNDINDNHGDGYSIDKSKFNKNGFSVDSSSSPHLKRRYPNS; via the coding sequence ATGGCAGCTACTTCGACAACCTCGACGTCGGTGCGAAAAACACCATCTATATCTCCTAAAGATATTAAACAATTACAGCAATACCAAGAGTACCACCGCAAAAATGAAAGACTTCTACGGGACGAACCCAACACTTGCAAGGACCCTTTCCTTCAACGATATGTTAAGAGTAACTATGTGTTAAACTTCAATAATTCCTCTTATTCCAGTGATATTTACTCCAAGTATATGTCCACgaatttgaacttggaccacaaacacaatagAAGCAGTCTTAAGGGTAAGAAGCACTATATTCCTAGTcgaagaaggaaaagccGGTTATTGACAGTGTATGATCATAAATCTTCAGGCTCCGCTTCTTCCGATTCAACACCCACATTCAAAGAATCCCACTATCATCCAAAACATACTGCTAACAACTATATCAAGACTTCTGATTTAAAAGCTAATGTTTCTGAGCTGTCGAACCAAAAGCTCGTCAAATTAGTACCAGAAGACTTTGTAATGTGTaatatcaatgatttgattgtATTGATATCCAGAATGTTGGCCAACTTAATCAGTTTGAATAATAAATTGGTTCCCAATTCCATAATAAATGGGGAGGATAACAAAAAGGGTTCTCTTCTAACAAGGTATCATTCAAGAACCCCTCCAAACATCTCGATTATCAACTACTTGACTAGATTAACAAAGTTTAATAATTTCTCCAATGCCAACCTTTTGACATGTATTTATTACATTGATTTGTTATCCTATAACTATCAACCATTTTTCACATTGAACAGTTGGACAGTGCACAGATTCTTGCTTATCGCTACCATGATATCCCAAAAATCTATGGAAGATtatttcttcaccaacgaACATTATGCTAAAGTGGGAGGAGTGGCATTAAACGAATTGAACTATCTTGAGATTGATTTCTTACAGCGGGTCAATTGGAGGTGCATTCCTTACAAGACAACTACAAATGGCCAATCAAGCATTAAAGACTCtaaagaagttcttgatctATACTATAGACAATTAATTGAGCTCATGGGTCAAAATTGCAAAGAAAATGAGTATATTTATGTGTTTGAGAATCCTAATGTGCTGATGGAAGTTGATAGGCAACTTCCCGAGTACATAACAACTAATGATATTAACGACAACCACGGTGATGGTTATTCAATTGACAAATCgaaattcaacaagaatgGGTTTAGTgtggattcttcttcttctcctcatttgaagagaagataTCCCAATTCGTAA